Proteins from one Dehalococcoidia bacterium genomic window:
- a CDS encoding cyclic nucleotide-binding domain-containing protein: MDAAQSLAQAALFRGMSDEYLQRLARAGRERNYAPGEVILREGDPGIAFFVIDRGHCEVLRGTGPDQQVINQLKPGDTFGEMALLNDLPRMATVRAVDSVSCLALLRLDLLDALRDQPEIAIHMLKTLSQLLRRAEERAT, encoded by the coding sequence ATGGACGCTGCCCAGTCCCTGGCCCAGGCCGCTCTCTTCCGAGGCATGAGCGATGAGTATCTGCAGCGGCTCGCCCGCGCCGGCCGCGAGCGGAACTATGCGCCCGGCGAGGTGATCCTGCGCGAGGGCGATCCGGGCATCGCCTTTTTCGTGATTGACCGCGGGCACTGCGAGGTGCTGCGCGGCACCGGGCCCGACCAGCAGGTGATCAACCAGCTCAAGCCCGGCGATACCTTCGGCGAGATGGCGCTGCTCAACGACCTGCCGCGCATGGCGACGGTGCGCGCCGTGGACAGCGTGAGCTGTTTGGCGCTGCTGCGGCTCGACTTGTTGGACGCGCTGCGCGACCAGCCGGAGATCGCCATCCATATGCTGAAGACGCTCTCGCAACTGCTGCGCCGCGCCGAAGAGCGCGCCACGTAG
- a CDS encoding site-specific integrase: protein MGKRSVRPDGSVAIEGKNANGEGSIFQRKDGRWVGSVILAGDRRKDVYGKTRQDVAAKRLALLRAKAENVPVPQEKTAVAAFLAGWLEHTARPRVRRSTYTGYEVVIRRHLTPQLGTLRLARLTPVDLSRCYATLQNGGLAARTVRLCHAVLHRALADAARWGLVARNVAELVDPPRSSHLEPRVLTIEEARQLMDAAKSDRLEALYVLALLSGLRAGELLGLRWADVDLDRGELTVRQQLQRAKGEWITSEPKTARGRRTLGLPARAVAALRRRRTHQTEERLAAGPAWQDTDLIFTTAIGTPIERGNILRRSFWPLLEQAGLPRIRFHDLRHTAATILLADGENVKAVQERLGHAAAAMTLDVYGHVLPGFQRAVAERLDRLFGS, encoded by the coding sequence ATGGGCAAACGCAGTGTCCGGCCCGATGGCAGCGTCGCCATTGAGGGCAAGAACGCGAACGGCGAAGGCAGCATCTTCCAGCGCAAGGATGGCCGCTGGGTCGGCAGCGTCATCCTTGCCGGTGACCGCCGCAAGGACGTGTATGGCAAGACACGGCAAGACGTAGCCGCCAAGCGCCTCGCGTTGTTACGGGCGAAGGCCGAGAACGTGCCGGTTCCGCAAGAGAAGACCGCCGTGGCGGCGTTCCTGGCCGGCTGGTTGGAACACACCGCCCGGCCGCGGGTGCGGCGCAGCACCTACACCGGCTATGAAGTGGTGATCAGACGCCACCTGACGCCGCAGCTCGGCACCCTGCGCCTCGCCCGGCTCACCCCGGTGGACCTTTCGCGCTGCTACGCCACACTTCAGAACGGCGGCCTCGCCGCTCGCACCGTAAGGCTCTGCCACGCCGTCCTGCATCGGGCGCTCGCCGACGCCGCACGGTGGGGCTTGGTGGCGCGCAACGTTGCGGAGCTTGTTGATCCGCCCCGCAGCAGCCATCTCGAACCGCGCGTGCTCACCATCGAGGAAGCCCGCCAGCTCATGGACGCGGCGAAGAGCGACCGCCTCGAAGCCTTGTATGTGCTCGCGCTGCTCAGCGGGCTGCGCGCCGGCGAGCTGCTGGGCTTGCGCTGGGCAGATGTCGATCTCGATCGCGGCGAACTGACGGTGCGCCAACAGCTCCAACGGGCGAAGGGCGAGTGGATCACGAGCGAGCCGAAGACGGCGCGCGGGCGCCGAACGCTGGGGCTGCCTGCGCGGGCCGTCGCGGCGCTGCGCCGCCGCCGCACACACCAGACCGAGGAACGTCTTGCGGCCGGCCCCGCGTGGCAGGACACCGACCTGATCTTCACCACGGCCATCGGCACGCCGATCGAGCGCGGCAATATTCTGCGCCGCTCGTTCTGGCCCCTGCTTGAGCAGGCAGGGCTGCCGCGCATCCGTTTCCACGATCTCCGACACACGGCGGCCACGATCCTGCTGGCGGACGGCGAGAACGTGAAGGCGGTGCAGGAGCGGCTGGGCCACGCGGCCGCGGCGATGACGCTGGACGTGTACGGCCATGTGCTGCCGGGCTTCCAGCGTGCCGTGGCAGAGCGGTTAGACCGGCTCTTCGGTTCGTAG
- a CDS encoding helix-turn-helix domain-containing protein, whose product MDTMVDERYLTTAEVAEKLHVTEWTVRQWLNAGKLRGSRPGGRRAGWRVRESDFVRFLDQTANRPESEEGAE is encoded by the coding sequence ATGGATACGATGGTTGACGAACGCTATCTGACCACGGCAGAGGTCGCCGAGAAGCTCCACGTCACGGAATGGACCGTGCGCCAGTGGCTCAACGCCGGCAAGCTGCGCGGCTCGCGCCCAGGGGGACGGCGCGCGGGCTGGCGGGTCCGTGAAAGCGACTTCGTGCGCTTCCTCGATCAGACCGCCAACCGGCCGGAGAGTGAGGAAGGTGCCGAGTGA
- a CDS encoding single-stranded DNA-binding protein encodes MNGIACAFIGTLGADAELRFTSAGKAALNFSVAVAENRPNGDGATTTWVRCTAWEDLAERLGEALKKGGEVYVEGKLKLSTWTGQDGNPRTGLSVSAWTVQPLGAIGRRAPKRTADGRMDEWTAVTAGEEHQGGK; translated from the coding sequence ATGAACGGCATTGCCTGCGCCTTCATCGGCACGCTCGGTGCTGACGCCGAGCTGCGCTTCACCAGTGCCGGCAAGGCAGCACTGAACTTCTCCGTCGCCGTGGCCGAGAACCGCCCCAACGGCGACGGAGCCACGACCACCTGGGTGCGCTGCACGGCCTGGGAAGACCTCGCCGAGCGGCTCGGCGAGGCGCTGAAGAAGGGGGGCGAGGTCTACGTCGAGGGCAAGCTGAAACTCTCGACCTGGACCGGCCAGGACGGCAACCCGCGTACGGGCCTTTCCGTCTCGGCGTGGACGGTGCAGCCGCTCGGCGCCATCGGCCGGCGCGCTCCGAAGCGCACGGCGGATGGCCGGATGGACGAGTGGACCGCCGTGACGGCGGGCGAAGAACACCAGGGAGGGAAGTGA